One window of Erwinia aphidicola genomic DNA carries:
- the murB gene encoding UDP-N-acetylmuramate dehydrogenase encodes MSCQQHSLKTWNTFSLDACANKISVAESAEALCQFWQQSTNQNEPVLLLGEGSNVLFLDDFSGQVIINRIKGIRVSETADAWSLHVGAGENWHQLVETSLEQGLSGLENLALIPGCAGSAPIQNIGAYGVELDRVCEYVDIVSLADGVQQRLTAAECQFGYRDSIFKHQYRDGYAIIAVGLRLAKIWQPVLSYGDLRTLDPLTVTPREVFNAVCQMRRSKLPDPKVTGNAGSFFKNPLVSAEVAAKLQAEYPHIPHYPQVSGDVKLAAGWLIDQCDLKGFHMGGAAVHAQQALVLINANEATGQDIVNLARTIRQRVAEKFNVWLEPEVRFIAAQGETDALEVIA; translated from the coding sequence ATGTCCTGCCAGCAGCATTCATTAAAAACATGGAATACATTCAGCCTCGACGCCTGTGCCAACAAGATCAGCGTGGCAGAAAGTGCCGAGGCTCTTTGCCAGTTTTGGCAGCAGAGCACCAATCAAAATGAACCGGTATTACTGCTGGGAGAAGGAAGCAACGTACTGTTTCTGGATGATTTCTCTGGGCAGGTCATCATTAACCGCATCAAAGGCATCCGCGTATCTGAAACGGCTGATGCATGGTCTCTGCACGTGGGCGCGGGTGAGAACTGGCATCAGCTGGTTGAAACGTCTCTGGAGCAGGGACTCTCTGGTCTGGAAAATCTGGCACTCATTCCGGGCTGTGCCGGTTCAGCGCCGATTCAAAATATCGGTGCTTATGGCGTCGAGCTGGATCGGGTCTGTGAATATGTGGATATCGTTAGCCTTGCCGACGGTGTACAGCAGCGTTTAACTGCCGCCGAGTGCCAGTTTGGCTACCGTGACAGCATATTTAAACATCAGTACCGCGACGGGTATGCCATTATCGCTGTCGGCCTGCGCCTGGCAAAAATCTGGCAGCCGGTGCTGAGCTATGGCGATCTGCGTACTCTCGACCCGCTAACGGTCACGCCGCGCGAAGTGTTTAACGCCGTCTGCCAGATGCGCCGCAGTAAACTACCTGATCCAAAAGTGACGGGAAATGCCGGGAGTTTCTTCAAAAACCCACTGGTGAGCGCTGAAGTTGCCGCTAAGTTGCAAGCAGAGTATCCGCATATTCCGCACTATCCTCAGGTCAGTGGCGATGTGAAGTTGGCCGCCGGTTGGCTGATCGATCAGTGTGACTTAAAGGGTTTCCATATGGGGGGAGCGGCGGTGCATGCCCAGCAGGCGCTGGTGCTGATTAACGCCAACGAAGCGACGGGGCAGGACATCGTCAACCTTGCCCGGACCATACGTCAGCGCGTGGCAGAGAAATTCAACGTCTGGCTGGA